From Rhodovastum atsumiense, a single genomic window includes:
- the purU gene encoding formyltetrahydrofolate deformylase, protein MTPPAKHYILTITCPDTTGIVAAVAGFLSSHELFITESEHFGDVATGRFFMRTVFQERPGMPSIAALQAAFAPFAERFGMEWHIHDATRRPRLLLLVSKFDHCLNDLLYRYRTGTLPVEIPGVVSNHPDLQRVVEWHGIPYHHLPVTRDTRAEQEGRILEMVDRLHIDLVVLARYMQVLSPQMCAALSWRCINIHHSFLPSFKGAKPYHQAHARGVKIIGSTAHYVTTDLDEGPIIEQAVERVDHTHTPDELVALGRDIESVVLARAVRYHIEHRVLPNGNKTVVFRR, encoded by the coding sequence ATGACGCCGCCTGCCAAGCATTACATCCTCACCATCACCTGCCCGGACACGACCGGCATCGTGGCGGCGGTGGCCGGCTTCCTGTCCAGCCATGAGCTGTTCATCACCGAATCCGAGCATTTCGGCGATGTCGCCACCGGGCGCTTCTTCATGCGCACGGTGTTCCAGGAACGTCCGGGCATGCCCTCGATCGCGGCGCTGCAAGCCGCGTTCGCGCCCTTCGCCGAACGCTTCGGCATGGAGTGGCACATCCACGATGCCACGCGGCGGCCGAGGTTGCTGCTACTGGTTTCCAAATTCGACCACTGCCTGAACGACCTGCTGTACCGCTACCGTACCGGCACGCTGCCGGTGGAGATCCCCGGCGTGGTGTCCAACCACCCGGACCTGCAGCGTGTGGTGGAATGGCACGGCATTCCCTATCACCATCTGCCGGTGACCAGGGACACGCGTGCCGAGCAGGAAGGCCGCATCCTGGAAATGGTGGACCGGCTGCACATCGACCTGGTGGTGCTGGCGCGCTACATGCAGGTGCTGTCGCCGCAGATGTGCGCCGCCCTGTCCTGGCGCTGCATCAACATCCATCATTCCTTCCTGCCGAGCTTCAAGGGCGCGAAGCCGTACCACCAGGCGCATGCGCGCGGGGTGAAGATCATCGGCTCCACCGCGCATTACGTCACCACCGACCTCGACGAAGGCCCGATCATTGAACAGGCGGTGGAACGTGTGGACCACACCCACACGCCCGACGAGTTGGTGGCGCTGGGACGCGACATCGAAAGCGTCGTGCTCGCCCGCGCCGTGCGCTACCATATCGAGCACCGCGTGCTGCCCAATGGCAACAAGACCGTGGTGTTCCGCCGCTAG